The following are from one region of the Plodia interpunctella isolate USDA-ARS_2022_Savannah chromosome 23, ilPloInte3.2, whole genome shotgun sequence genome:
- the LOC128680266 gene encoding uncharacterized protein LOC128680266, producing the protein MDNENHRVCDMEQKISMIKTIVKKCNKFVTNNLTFNCSLSGTIFITNVSKDTIQEAVDKSKVIGMKQLLERQEELKANIIEANILSCQIHAILYKYYVIKRKVPDLKTITKELAKSDINDFYKVLHDRGFIWRHDILIEDPVVQAKRIKYLLDMKRFREENRIFIFAEEKELPHDNETLKMFEKGKHYLETGYGSVKIAVSPQLGVISLSVNNQGETTSDWLIKEVAQHMKPSFVLVIDESMIKEEPIEVPPTSEARKAEMIQWLERKNIPFNNTMHRADLYELIELYKDKWDDKKYVTVELLKSKGVEIVKRPKKGWPDLNYFEPFWLMEVLWHSVPTGNSVCNTIGNRIEMAVNVCSLTTWEFYAKTLSTKESELFQQDMELEEVIDKLLLYTKEADMRHKFRLPKVTVTDCADDKVMSKFSGTL; encoded by the exons ATGGACAACGAAAATCACAGAGTGTGCGATatggaacaaaaaatatcaatgatcAAAACGATCGTAAAGAAATGCAATAAGTTCGTGACAAACAACCTGACATTCAACTGCTCCCTATCTGGCACTATATTCATAACCAACGTCTCAAAAGACACTATACAAGAAGCTGTAGATAAATCTAAAGTTATAGGTATGAAACAGCTATTAGAACGACAAGAAGAATTAAAAGCGAACATCATAGAAGCGAACATACTAAGCTGCCAAATTCACGccatattgtataaatattatgtgattAAGAGAAAAGTGCCcgatttaaaaacaataactaaAGAATTGGCAAAATCCGACATCAATGACTTCTATAAAGTATTGCACGATAGAGGATTCATTTGGAGGCATGACATTCTGATCGAGGACCCAGTGGTGCAAGCTAAGAGGATCAAATATCTCTTGGACATGAAAAGATTTAGAgaagaaaatagaatatttatattcgcTGAAGAAAag GAATTACCACATGATAACGAAACATTGAAAATGTTCGAAAAAGGTAAGCATTACCTAGAAACGGGTTATGGATCCGTAAAAATTGCTGTATCACCACAATTAGGGGTAATAAGCCTGTCAGTAAACAATCAAGGCGAAACTACAAGCGATTGGTTAATTAAAGAGGTTGCACAACACATGAAACCTTCATTCGTTTTAGTCATCGACGAATCCATGATAAAAGAAGAACCGATAGAAGTTCCTCCAACATCAGAAGCCAGGAAAGCTGAAATGATTCAATGGTTAGAGAGAAAAAACATACCATTTAATAACACAATGCATAGAGCAGATTTGTATGAACTGATTGAGCTGTATAAAGACAAATGGgatgataaaaaatacgtaacaGTTGAGCTTCTTAAAAGTAAAGGCGTAGAAATAGTCAAAAGACCTAAAAAAGGTTGGCctgatttgaattattttgaacCTTTTTGGCTTATGGAAGTTTTATGGCATAGTGTTCCGACCGGTAATTCTGTGTGTAACACTATAGGGAACAGAATAGAAATGGCTGTCAACGTATGCTCACTTACCACTTGGGAATTCTATGCTAAAACCTTAAGTACGAAAGAATCAGAACTCTTCCAGCAAGACATGGAACTAGAGGAGGTCATAGACAAGCTATTGCTTTATACTAAAGAGGCGGACATGCGACATAAGTTTAGACTACCTAAAGTTACGGTTACGGATTGCGCCGATgataaagtcatgtcaaaatTTTCTGGGACATTGTGA